The genomic segment CGTTATACAGCGCGCGGGCAATGGCTACCCGCTGCACCTGGCCGCCGGAAAGGCGTACGCCGCGTTCACCTATGGCTGTGTCGATATTTTGCTCCAGGTCGTCGGTAGTGTCCAGAATTTTTCGCACATTTCGTAGCGGCCCGCGTGGTCAGGATTTTTGGGTCTGCCTTAAGGCGCTGGCGCGGGCCTTGCGAGCGGTACATTCAAAGATGCCGCGGCTGCAAGGGCCGTGACAGCGCCGACGCTATTCTGCTTCCTCCCTGGACATGCACAGATACCGCTGTGTGCCCCATTTCTGGCCCGCCATATAGCGCAGCCGGGCCGCTACCAGCATTAAGGCCGCGTGCCCATCGGGAAAGCTCCCCACCACCCGCGTTCGCCGCCGAATTTCACGATTCAGCCTTTCGAGCGGGTTATTTGTCCGAATATGCCGCCAGTGCGCGGCGGGAAAT from the Desulfovibrio legallii genome contains:
- a CDS encoding transposase, which gives rise to FPAAHWRHIRTNNPLERLNREIRRRTRVVGSFPDGHAALMLVAARLRYMAGQKWGTQRYLCMSREEAE